A genomic stretch from Candidatus Methylomirabilota bacterium includes:
- a CDS encoding VOC family protein codes for MKVESLYHTGFTVSDIERSIEFYRDVLGLQLYRRQQGTAEYLSTITGFAGVRLEIALLRTPDGHGMLELLQYLSHPAPPTDRETNRPGNAHVCFKVSDIHEACEELRRRGARLISEPTEITAGVHRGAYGVYLRDPDGFTVELYQPAVSGSRPE; via the coding sequence ATGAAAGTCGAGAGCCTGTACCACACGGGCTTCACGGTCAGCGACATCGAGCGGTCGATCGAGTTCTACCGCGACGTCCTGGGCCTCCAGCTCTACCGGCGGCAGCAGGGCACGGCCGAGTACCTCTCCACCATCACCGGTTTCGCGGGCGTCCGGCTGGAGATCGCCCTCCTCAGGACTCCGGACGGTCACGGCATGCTGGAGTTACTCCAGTACCTGTCGCACCCGGCCCCGCCGACCGACCGCGAGACCAACCGGCCCGGCAACGCGCACGTCTGCTTCAAGGTGAGCGACATCCACGAGGCCTGCGAGGAGCTCCGGCGGCGGGGGGCCCGGCTGATCTCGGAGCCGACCGAGATCACCGCCGGGGTTCACCGGGGGGCGTACGGAGTCTACCTCCGCGACCCCGATGGGTTCACGGTCGAGCTTTACCAGCCGGCCGTCAGCGGGAGCCGGCCGGAGTGA
- a CDS encoding RidA family protein → MPKTIVNPPGLAKPSGFSHGIEASGRLLFLAGQTAQDPSGRIVAPGDLVGQFRQALLNVRTVLEARGGTLGDLVKLTLYVLDKQDYRAKVKPIGQVYREMLGGHYPAMTLVEVKALWDDNALVEIDGIAVLD, encoded by the coding sequence GTGCCGAAGACGATCGTGAACCCCCCCGGCCTGGCCAAGCCATCCGGGTTTTCGCATGGGATCGAGGCCAGCGGCCGGCTCCTGTTCCTGGCGGGTCAGACCGCCCAGGACCCGAGCGGACGTATCGTGGCCCCCGGCGACCTGGTCGGGCAGTTCCGCCAGGCGCTCCTGAACGTGCGGACAGTGCTCGAGGCCCGGGGCGGCACGCTCGGCGACCTCGTCAAGCTCACCCTCTACGTGCTAGACAAGCAGGACTACCGGGCCAAGGTCAAGCCCATCGGCCAGGTCTACCGGGAGATGCTCGGGGGCCATTACCCGGCGATGACGCTCGTCGAGGTGAAGGCGCTCTGGGATGACAACGCGCTGGTCGAGATCGACGGGATCGCCGTCCTCGACTGA